One genomic window of Magnolia sinica isolate HGM2019 unplaced genomic scaffold, MsV1 ctg116, whole genome shotgun sequence includes the following:
- the LOC131236004 gene encoding calmodulin-binding protein 60 A-like, producing MDNSASRSLQLKFINKLTLPSFTMENVKGEDSSVPSIALVDVQTEQIVKSGPESSMNLEMVLLEGHFKGNDDGNWTSIQFSNHIVREREGKRPLLIGDMSLTMNEGIAVAHELKITDNSSWTRSRAFRLAARVGDGYFDGMRVKEAITEPFVVKENRGKSYQKKHPPSLDNEVWSLEEIGRDGNIHKRLKGENINTVKDFLIKLHTDTPRLQNILRFRINDKRWEVIKNHAEECDLGSETYVYYSKVEWGKGVVFNIVRAVKGFLFEGRLIPINDLPEIQKVQHSSFPFSFLEFLFHLQVTTYNSQNLQVSWDNMGMDVESYGSTLPEYFIFKNM from the exons ATGGATAATTCAGCCTCAAGAAGCTTACAACTCAAGTTCATAAACAAGCTTACTCTTCCGAGTTTCACTATGGAAAATGTTAAAGGAGAGGACTCTTCTGTTCCAAGTATAGCTTTAGTTGATGTCCAGACTGAGCAAATTGTTAAATCAGGTCCCGAATCCTCGATGAATTTGGAAATGGTACTCCTTGAAGGACATTTTAAAGGCAATGACGACGGCAACTGGACATCCATACAGTTTAGCAATCATATTGTAAGAGAAAGAGAAGGCAAGCGGCCACTTCTTATTGGGGATATGTCTCTAACTATGAATGAGGGAATTGCTGTGGCACATGAGCTGAAAATTACGGATAATTCAAGCTGGACACGGAGCCGTGCATTTAGGTTAGCTGCAAGAGTTGGAGATGGTTATTTTGATGGAATGAGAGTAAAAGAAGCAATCACCGAACCGTTCGTGGTCAAGGAGAATCGTGGAAAAT CATACCAGAAGAAGCATCCCCCCTCATTGGATAATGAAGTATGGAGCTTGGAAGAAATTGGTAGAGATGGTAATATTCATAAGCGTCTAAAGGGAGAGAACATCAATACTGTAAAGGACTTTCTGATAAAGCTACATACAGATACTCCAAGGCTCCAAAAT ATCCTACGCTTCCGAATCAATGACAAGAGGTGGGAAGTTATAAAGAACCATGCAGAAGAATGTGATCTTGGTAGCGAAACGTATGTCTATTACTCCAAGGTCGAATGGGGAAAGGGAGTTGTCTTCAACATTGTGCGAGCAGTGAAAGGGTTCCTCTTCGAAGGGAGACTCATTCCCATCAACGACCTTCCAGAAATCCAAAAGGTACAACAttcttctttccctttctctttcttggaGTTTCTTTTCCATCTTCAAGTGACTACTTACAACAGTCAGAACCTTCAAGTTTCATGGGACAATATGGGTATGGATGTGGAATCATATGGCTCAACCTTACCTGAATATTTTATATTCAAGAACATGTAG